A window of the Hordeum vulgare subsp. vulgare chromosome 5H, MorexV3_pseudomolecules_assembly, whole genome shotgun sequence genome harbors these coding sequences:
- the LOC123399106 gene encoding basic blue protein-like has protein sequence MARGTIVPTLVVLLLAVCCATSVVHGKELTVGDNKGWSFGVSGWENGKRIQSGNVLVFKYNPSMHNVVQVGEGDYNSCTVSGPSRTYTSGNDHIQLVHGGKAFFLCSVPGHCQKGMKIAVTA, from the exons ATGGCACGGGGAACGATCGTACCCACCCTTGTAGTGTTGCTTCTGGCTGTTTGTTGTGCAACCTCCGTTGTGCATGGCAAAGAGTTGACCGTCGGTGACAACAAGGGATGGAGCTTCGGCGTCTCCGGTTGGGAGAATGGCAAGCGCATCCAGTCCGGCAACGTGCTTG TGTTCAAGTACAACCCGAGTATGCACAACGTGGTGCAGGTGGGAGAAGGCGACTACAACTCATGTACGGTTTCTGGCCCGTCTAGGACGTACACCTCCGGCAATGACCACATCCAGCTTGTCCACGGTGGCAAAGCATTCTTCCTCTGCAGCGTTCCGGGCCACTGCCAGAAGGGCATGAAGATCGCGGTCACTGCTTAA